In Nicotiana tabacum cultivar K326 chromosome 10, ASM71507v2, whole genome shotgun sequence, the DNA window aaaaccaatttaaaaagtttattgagatgatgaaaaacATGTCAATCAATGTTCCTTTGGTGAAAGCTCTTGAGCAAATGCTGGGTTACGCtaagtttatgaaagacttggtgactaaaaaaagatctatggattgtgagaccatcaaaatgactcatcaagtaagtgcaattttgcactcgatggctccaaaggttgaagatcccggcgctttcaccattccatgtaccattgggagtgtggattttgcaaaggcattgCGTAATTTGGGatcaagtatcaatttaatgccttACTCCGTGTTAAGAACTTTAGGTATTGGTCAACCTAGAGCTACttcaatgagattgcaaatggtggATAGAACAATAAAGAGGctgcttggtattattgatgatgttcttgtccggtgGACAAGTTTATTTTTCATGTTGACTTTGTGATTCTGGACTGCGAAGTATACTATGAGGTGCTGataatattgggaagacctttcctagcaatagggaaggcattggttgacaTGGAAGCAGGGGAGATCACCTTCCGGGTAGGTGACGAAAAAGTtatctttcatgtgtgcaaatcaatgaggcagtcGATTAGTACTGAAGTTTGCTCTTTTGTTGGATCTTGTCACGGAGGTGATAGTTGATAATACTAGTGCCATGGACAATGTGGAGGATCCTTTAGAAGTAGTATTTTTTAACCTTGATGTAAATGAAGATGAAGGTcgggtggagtgtgtcaatgctttgcatGGAATGGGCTCTAACTCTTATGAGCCTCGTAAGCTCTCTTTGGATTTTGAGAACAAAAAGACTCCCCCAACAAAGCCCTTAATTGAGAAACCTCCCATTTTGGAATTGAAGCCTTTGCCCttacacctcaggtatgaattcttaggccctagtttaACTATACCTATTATTCTTTTGTCTTGTCTTACTAATGTGCAGGTAGATGTAACACTGGAGGTGctccaaagaagaaagaaagcaattggATCGTctctctagctgatattcggggaataagccccgccttttgcatgcacaagattatacttGAAGATGATGCCAAGCCCTCCGTGGAAcgtcaaaggaggttgaacgaggctatgcaagaggttgtcaaaaaaGAGATGATCAAGTGGTTAAATGTAGGGTTTGTATACCCCATCTCGGATAGTTCTTGGACTTCtccagtgcaatgtgtgccgaagaagggtggtatgaatGTGGTCACCAATGAGCAAAataagttgattcctaccaggactgtcaccggatggagggtgtgcatggactaccgcaagctaaataaagtgacccgcaaagatcATTTTTcattgccctttcttgaccagatgctagatagacttgatgggcatgccttctactattttctggatgggtactcatGTTACAACTACATTTTCATTGCTCCGGAAGATTAGGAGAAAACTACATTCACGTGTTCATATGGCACATTTGCATTTcctaggatgccatttggtttatgtAACGCATCGGCTACCTTCCAGAGGTGTATGATAGCTATATTtactgacatggtggaggacttcttAGAAGTGTTCATGGATTATTTCAATGTTGTAAGTGACTCCTTTGATGAGTGTTTTAAGAATCTTGACAAAGTGCTAGCCTAGTGTGAAGAGACAAATCTTGTGCTTAACTGGAaaaaatgtcactttatggtcAAGGAGGGCATTCTCCTCgaccataagatctcaaagaacggaATAGAGGTGGATAAGGTGaaaattgaagtgatttcaaagcttcctcctcctacttCAATCAAGGGGGtaaggagttttcttgggcatgcgggatTCTACCGAAGAatcatcaaagacttttctaaggtagtgaatcctttgtgcaaattattggaaaaggatgccaagttcaTGTTTAATGAGTAATGCATGAAAGCGTTTGAACTTCTCAAGTACAAATTGACAACAGTCCCATTAATATCGCACCCAATTGtagcttaccttttgagctcatgtgtgatacAAGTGATGTTGTGGTAGGAGCGATCCTGGGTCAAAGagtaaacaagatgtttcatccggtgtgttatgcaagcaaaacaatgaatgatgctcaggTTAATTACACGGTGACGGAAAAAGAGTTGTTAGcaattgtgtttgcaatggagaagtttaggccttatctcatgggtgTCAAGGTGATAGTTCATACTGAGCATGCAACACTCtgctacttgatgacaaagaaggattctaaggctcggttgatgagatgggttctattgcttcaagagtttgaccttcAGATTGTTGATCGAAAATAGAGTgaaaaaccaagtggcggaccgcttgtcccacttggaggaggaggggaggccccgtATGGCCTCGAAATTAATGAATCATTCCCTGATAAGCAACTCCTCTCTGTATCTGTGAATAGCATGCCATGGTTCACGGATGTTTCCAACTTTCTTATGACTGGTATTGTTCCgcgtgagctctcttctaaccaaaggaataaGCTTAAACAGGATAGCTTGGACTACTACTGGGATGAGCCTTACTTGTTCAAAATCTGTAATGATGGTGTGATTCGGAGATGTGTTctggaagaggagcaaatgagtattctGGATGCTTGACATTCCTCtccctacggtggtcatcatggtggggcgaggacaGCTTCAAAGGTGTTTAGCTGTGGTTTTTATTGGCCTACATTGTACAAGGATGCGGGTGAGCTTGTGATGAGTGTTAGGGAgcaggtggaatttcaaagaaggataaaatgcctctcaccactattcttgaggttgacatatttgatgtgtggggcattgacttTATGGGACCTTTTGTGATTTCACGTGGCAACACATACATTTTGGTGGCTGTTGATTAtatttccaaatgggttgaggtcgtGACTTTACCCAACAACGAGGCCCAGAGTGTTGTGGGTTTTCTCAAGAAGAATATTTTTACTCGATTTGGACTCCTAGAGCAACcatcagtgatgggggttcttatttctgcaataaggcatttgacactttgcttacaaagtatggtgtcaatcacaaggtttcaaccccttaccatcctcaggctagtgggcaagttgaggtttccaacACGGAGATTAAGAGAATATTGTCAAAGattgtcaatgcaaataggactgattggtcaaagaaattggatgatgctttgtgggcttacaggactgcttacaagactctgattgtaTGTCTCTGTACCacttggtatttgggaaagcatgccatctcccagttgagttagagcacaaagccatgtgggcttttagaaagttaaatcttgaatgggatgttgcagcagATCTCTgggtagagcaactcaatgagcttgatgagttccgaTTTTATGCCTATTCCAGCTCATCCTTATATAAGGaaaagatgaagtacttacatgacaattATTCTCGTAGCAAGGAATTCAAGGAAGGTAActtggttctcttattcaactcccggttacgacTGTTCCCgagaaagctcaagtcaaaatggagtggaccttttgaggtggtgcTTGCAACTctatttggtgctcttgatttgaaaaacaaaaatagtgaaatctttagagttaatgggcacagagtgaagcactatcttggaaagtttgatgacacCCACGTGGTGGCAATAAACCATCTCAAataattgatggtaacctgcgtcgtgccgcgatgttaaatcagacgcttcttgggaggcaacccatgtgtttgggaggcaacccatgtgtttttcttttttttgattttcttcttagtgtaggatttgttttgaactaactggttgtgagatgtgtgaAGTAatgtttgatgcagtgcaggactaaGCTGGAAAATTTTTGCAATAGTCTGAAGTTGGACCGCTGACAATGCTCCATTTTCTGCGGCCAGCGGTGGCCGTATTGTGGAGGCATGATTTGATGGCAGATGCGggattgaaaaatttgaaaagagaCTTCTTTGAAGTTTCATCCGCATCCGCGATGCATTTTTCGCGGTCAGCGGTGCCTGTCCGTGGACGCATGCCATTTTCCACTCTCAGCGGAGGTTTTAAACATGCAGCCCTTCTGTTTGTCGATAGCATAGACCATGGTGATTTTTCGCGGCCGCGCCAGGTGAGTTTTGTAGGGCACAAGGTGTTTTCTATAAATATGAGATCATGAAGCTTTTTACCCTTTTCGATCTTTTCTCTCTCAAAGCAAAAAATTTCGTTGTTCATCTGAGCCCTAATCTGCACAAACACAAGATTAAAGTTTATTCTCATCACTCATTACACATCTGGTAATCTCACTTCCTAATTGTTCTTTGATttgtacttatttttcttttatctattaGTTTTTATCTCTTCTCCCTCTTTTTCGTTTAATTTTAACTTAGGGTTCCTTAGTGTTAATTAAATTAGGCTCAAATAGTTAAGGTTGATTAATTAATAGCTAGTTGGGGTTAACATGTAGATGATATTGCTAAATACATGAAaaatttgaaaccctaggttgACTCTGCCGAGCTACTGTGGGAACAATTAGAGAACTTAATTCCCTATACTGACTGGTTTTACAGTCTGTTGCTTACAGTTGAAACTTATAAAGAATATGGTTCTCTATACAGTGGGAACTTATCATGTGTATCATTTACATACTTGTTTAGTAGTTAGCACTGTACCAAACTGATATAGGACTAGATCGCTATACAGTTTGGTTCATTAGTATTTTCAAAGGAAACtcatagagaaccaggttctctatacagtctggtgAAAGCTAAGtttctaacaattggtatcagagcaggttctttctaaaaatttaacacctagaaaggatctacaTGGCTGCTCCATCATATTtcgaggaaggacaatcaacgtacagaccaccaagattcaaCGGCCAATACTATGGTTGGTGGAAAACAAGAATGCATGACTTCATTATGGCTGAGGACTCAGAGCTGTGGGATGTAATCTATGATGGACCTTTTGTTCCCATGAAAACTGGTGGTGAGGGAACAGTTACAATCccaaaaacaagaaaatagtACAACGATGCTGATagaaaggctattgagaagaatTTTAGGGCAAATAAGATTCTTGTTTGTGGCATCGGACCACATGAGTACAAAAACATCGCAACTTGTCAGTCTGCTAAGGAGATTTGGGAAGCTCTTCAAACTGCCCATGAGGGAACTACTCAGGTTAAGCAATCCAAAATTGATATTCTTACTACTAAGTATGAGTTTTTTGAGATGAAAGAGGATGAGTATATTCAATATATGCACACACGTTTCACCTCCATTATCAATGAGCTTCACTCCCTTGGTGAAGTCATCCCAAGAAACAAGTTAGTACAGAAAATACTCAGTGTTTTACCCAGTTCTTGGGAAAGTAAAGTAAATGCTATCACTAAAGCTAAGGATTTGCAGAAGctgaccattgatgaactcattggaAATCATAAACTTATGAGATGAAGAGAAAGAAAGATCTTGAAAGAAGATAGCCCAAGAAGGAGAAGAACCTAGTTCTCAAGGCTGCCAATAGAGACTCAAGTAGTGATGAATCCGACATGGAGTATCTCACTCGAAGATTCTAAAAGATGATTCGAAAAAATCCTGGGATTCCAAAGAAAAGGAGTTCCAGCAGAAATTTCGAAGAAAATGATTGCTGCCATAAGTGTGGACAGTTTGGACACTTCATTAAAGATTGTCATCTTCATATGTAGGATCATTACAAAACCAACACTGAAAAGGTCACTAAAAGGAACCAGGTCCCTGACAGAAAGTTCAAAAGAAGAGATGTTGCTAACAATCATGTTGAAGCAAGCCTTGGTTGATTGCGAAAATTCCTCTAGTGAATCTGAAGGTGAAAATATGATGGTTGCTGACAATGGATCTTCAGAATATGAGTCAATCTTTGCACTCATGGCCAaatctgatgatgatgaggacaaGGAGGAAGATGAGGTAAGTTTtcttgatgttcaaagaaatttgaaaacttaCTCTAAGAAAAAATTGATGTTTTTAGCAAATGTGTTGATTGATGCCTATCGCAGGCTCATTAATGAGAAGAATTCTTTAATAGAATAAATTGGTGGCATTGAACAAGAGAAGGATTATATGGGAGTTTCCATTTTAGACTTAGAGGAAACCATTGAGAgtatgaagaaagaaaaagaggtttTAACTGAGAGTAATGTTAACATTGAGCACGAGAGAGATGACCTATTGGTGGTAGTTGTAAACTTAAAGGAAACAATTGGGGAACTTAAAATGAAAAGTAGTCCTGAGAATtctcaaaagggaaaggaagttgcaagtgaggcacacattaagcttgaaagtgaGTTAAATTCAGTGAAGTCTAGTTTGTGTGCTGAGCTTGAGAGAAACAAACAACTTCAGGAAGAACTAGGAAGAGTAAAAagtgatcttgaaaaatcacttGATGGACCTCATCCTCTAATGAAATCACTGCCTTGTACACCAACAATAGGGGAAATAGGGAGGGAATCAGGTTTCAAAGGGAAAAGACTCCCTACAACCCTtatagcaagtatgttactgtaCCTGACAATTGGTTTTGCACTCACTGTGGCAACACGGGGCACTTTAAAGAAATTGTAAGGTCAGAATTCAGTctcaacagaaaaataaaatttctgcTGAAAAGGTAATTGCTGCTACGGAACCTGGTCCTTCACATAAAAAACGTATAATGCTTGTTTGGACCAAAAGAGCCCTCATTCACCCCTTTTCTCATTGCAAGGACTCCTGTAAAGTTAAAATTCAGTCGTTGCAGAACAATAAAGTTTTTATTAAAAAGAGGCATAttgatgaggaacctggttcccagAAAAGAAAATATGTGATGCCTGCATGGGAAAAAAGAAGTTTGATCCACCCGTTCTATCATTATAAGGGACCCAAACTCGTTggttcctaagtctaactccTAATTTTCTTGTGCATGGAAAAGTGAAAGGGAGTAGCCtacaatggtacatggatagcggttgctcaaagcatatgactggaagtaaAAATGATTCTCCTTTCACTTAAGGCCCTGCAATGAGAGAGTGTACCCTTTGGAAATAGCTATAAGGGGTACACTCTAGGAGTAAGAAGGattgggaagtcactcactcaattgagaatgtgtactatgtcaatggcctgaagtacagtctcttgagtgttTCTCATATATGTGACAAGGGAAATAAAGTGGAATTGGTATCAAAAGATACAAGAATGTTTACATTGCTGATTTTAAGTCCCTGCACGGTGGTGATCTAACATGCCTAAGTGTCGTTGACGATATGCTGAGTTATGGTGGAGATGACTGGGCATGTGAGTTCTACTTGTTGAACAAATTGGTTATGGAGTACCTGGTTCATGGGTTGAAGCAGTCAACACTGCTTGCTACTTGATTAACatgtgcatgatcaggtcccttctCAAGAAGTCTCTCTATGAACTGCTTAATGGGAGAAAAGCCAAGTTGACTTACCCGAGAGCCTTTAAATGGAAAATGTGTTGCTATCAAAAATGGTGGCAAAAGGGgcaaaaacaaaaaagataaatatgGAGAATTCAGAAAGGCTCCTGGTGAAGCTATAGATATTGCAAATGGAAAGAATGATTTGATGAGTCAAGTCAAGCAGAAAGATGAAGGAGATGCAGTAGAATCTCCAAAAGGCACAGAGGAACCTGGTCCTTCAAATTCTAAAGTTCAAGTATCCAACTAGAAGCAAAGTAGTTCACATCCTTCAAAATGTAATCACATTCTTAGACTCTGGTATCCAACCTAGTTCTAAGAAAGAGCGTTTCTGGAACGGCACACTTTCTGGGTTCATGCTTGATCTCATGGGGTACAAAGAAACAAACAATGTGACTCTTTCTATTgctgaagctgaatatgtggTTGCTGCTCTGTGTTGTGCTCAACTGTTACAGATCAAGCATCATCTTGAAGACTTTGGTGAATTTATAGCTTGAACCCGGTACAACACAAGAGGACAAAGTGCAGTGACGTGTACATCACTTTTGAGGGATAATGTTGAAAAGGTTCTGATTTGTGTGAAGTTATAGAAGACGAAGGATTGGGTAACAAACATCTTCACCAAGTCACTGAGCatggaacattttgaaagaaatggtCTAGAGTTGGGGTTGATCAAGCTCAACTAaggacctggtccctcgatgattggctatgttaAGAAGGAAAGGTACAATGCTAAAAGGTATTTTTCGGTGACATCTAACTCAAATCTATACTATTACAAGTATAAACATATGGCAGTTTCAGGATAAAAACAAGTAAGAGTGACATTGCACTTCTAGGAGTCTTTGCTCAAAAGTTTCAAAAACCGTCACGGAATCTGGTTCCTAtgactcaggttagtagtctCTTCAATACTTATATGCCTTTTTAAGCTGCTGAAGTGTCATGTCATTAATTTTTTTCTACCTTTCTCCTGCCTCTCCTCCTAACTCTTGAAGTCCAAAATGTTAAAACCTTTTCTGAACTGACTCGTTGCCCCAAAAAGGCACCTCTCTATCTTACACCCAAATAAAActaattcttttcttcaaaaccaaaatcaaacttgTCTCGAAATAATCCTTCTTCCCAAATATGCCAGAAGTGAACCTAAATCTCTCACTTTCCAAAAAACCTAACTCCATCAGAATCAAAACCCCAAGAATtctttggtagat includes these proteins:
- the LOC142165491 gene encoding uncharacterized protein LOC142165491; translated protein: MAAPSYFEEGQSTYRPPRFNGQYYGWWKTRMHDFIMAEDSELWDVIYDGPFVPMKTGGEGTSAKEIWEALQTAHEGTTQVKQSKIDILTTKYEFFEMKEDEYIQYMHTRFTSIINELHSLGEVIPRNKLVQKILSVLPSSWESKVNAITKAKDLQKLTIDELIGNHKLMR